A region of Paenimyroides aestuarii DNA encodes the following proteins:
- a CDS encoding GNAT family N-acetyltransferase: MIKFELLKTETIPQIVNLMVAFYAIDGYPINRETTTKLFFEFVNKPEAGVCFVITFNNEICGYMVLIQFFSFEMSGNVLLLDELYIDQNFQGKGIGKKAMEFIKQFAQENNYKKIVLEVEPHNQRAIQLYEKEQFKKHKRDLMIFSPNK; the protein is encoded by the coding sequence ATGATAAAGTTTGAACTTTTAAAAACCGAAACCATTCCCCAAATTGTAAACCTAATGGTTGCTTTTTATGCAATTGATGGGTATCCTATCAACAGAGAAACCACTACCAAACTGTTTTTTGAATTTGTGAATAAACCCGAAGCCGGTGTTTGTTTTGTGATTACCTTTAACAATGAAATTTGCGGATACATGGTTTTGATACAATTTTTTAGTTTTGAAATGAGCGGAAATGTGCTTTTGCTAGATGAATTATATATCGACCAAAATTTTCAAGGAAAAGGAATTGGTAAAAAAGCTATGGAATTCATCAAGCAATTTGCACAGGAAAACAACTACAAAAAAATTGTGCTGGAAGTAGAACCACACAATCAACGCGCTATTCAATTATACGAAAAAGAACAATTTAAAAAACACAAACGCGATTTAATGATTTTTTCTCCAAATAAATAA
- a CDS encoding PLDc N-terminal domain-containing protein: MEKLVNNFSFGLFFWQILPIVMVVPFVWACVLLIKNQKETSISKAVWVAAFFFVPIVSSVFYIVNSYVNRKK; this comes from the coding sequence ATGGAAAAACTAGTGAACAATTTTAGTTTTGGACTTTTCTTTTGGCAAATACTACCAATTGTAATGGTTGTTCCATTTGTTTGGGCATGTGTACTTTTAATCAAAAATCAGAAAGAAACTTCTATATCAAAAGCGGTATGGGTTGCTGCTTTTTTCTTTGTTCCTATTGTTTCTTCGGTTTTTTATATTGTGAATTCTTATGTGAATCGTAAGAAATGA
- a CDS encoding 3-deoxy-D-manno-octulosonic acid transferase yields the protein MGFLYQLGINLAAILLPISRFFSSKMKLFVDGRKQSFAILEKQINKKQNYIWFHVASLGEYEQGLPVMEAFKAKYPEYKLLLTFFSPSGFEIRKKNKIADVTIYLPLDTKRNVKRFLDVVQPKMVFFIKYEFWPNYLFELKNRNIPTYLISGIFRKNQLFFKWYGGFYRKALLSFDYFFVQNDTSQKLLQSIGFSNSTVHGDTRFDRVAQIVERAQPLDFIETFKNNTTTIVIGSSWVDDEAIYLPYLNNSENVKFIIAPHNIKEEEISRLLTKIDKKTVRYTNYQSEDLKNADVFLIDTIGILTQIYAYADIAYVGGGFKTGLHNILEPATYGTPVVIGPKYEKFQEAKDLVALGSCLVVNNTAELKTTFNRLIADVSYKNELGQKNQAFILKNKNATKIVMEFIERNILCYKL from the coding sequence ATGGGTTTTCTTTATCAGTTAGGCATCAATTTAGCGGCAATTTTACTACCTATTTCGAGATTTTTTAGTTCGAAAATGAAATTGTTTGTTGACGGAAGAAAACAATCCTTTGCTATTTTAGAAAAGCAAATCAACAAAAAGCAAAACTATATTTGGTTTCATGTGGCATCATTGGGCGAATATGAACAAGGCTTGCCAGTGATGGAAGCTTTTAAAGCGAAATATCCCGAATATAAATTGTTGCTAACGTTCTTCTCGCCTTCTGGTTTTGAAATTAGAAAAAAAAACAAAATTGCAGATGTTACGATTTATCTTCCTTTAGATACAAAGCGCAACGTGAAACGCTTTTTAGATGTTGTGCAGCCTAAGATGGTATTCTTTATTAAGTATGAATTTTGGCCGAATTATTTGTTCGAACTGAAAAACAGAAACATTCCAACGTATTTGATTTCAGGAATTTTCAGAAAAAACCAATTGTTTTTTAAATGGTACGGCGGTTTTTACAGAAAAGCCCTTTTAAGTTTCGATTATTTTTTTGTTCAGAATGATACCTCGCAAAAGTTGCTACAAAGCATTGGTTTTTCAAACAGCACTGTGCACGGCGATACGCGTTTTGACCGAGTAGCACAGATTGTGGAACGTGCACAACCTTTAGATTTTATTGAAACATTTAAAAACAACACCACAACAATCGTTATAGGCAGTTCATGGGTTGATGATGAAGCCATTTATTTGCCATACCTTAATAATAGTGAAAATGTAAAGTTTATCATTGCGCCACACAATATTAAGGAAGAAGAAATTTCCCGATTGCTTACAAAAATTGATAAAAAAACGGTTCGATATACCAATTATCAATCCGAAGATTTGAAAAATGCCGATGTTTTCTTAATTGATACTATTGGTATTTTAACGCAGATTTATGCTTATGCCGATATTGCGTATGTTGGTGGCGGCTTTAAAACCGGATTGCACAATATTTTAGAACCTGCAACCTACGGAACTCCTGTGGTGATTGGTCCTAAGTACGAAAAATTTCAAGAAGCAAAAGATTTAGTTGCATTGGGAAGTTGTTTGGTTGTGAACAATACAGCAGAATTAAAAACTACTTTTAACCGATTAATTGCTGATGTTTCATACAAAAATGAATTAGGGCAAAAAAACCAAGCATTTATTCTGAAAAACAAAAATGCTACAAAAATTGTGATGGAGTTTATTGAAAGAAATATCCTATGTTATAAACTATGA
- a CDS encoding DUF1569 domain-containing protein: MIKNIFTTEGANEVVNRINDLQHNTPAKWGTMNVAQMLAHCNVPYAYTFEPEQFKKPGFFMKLMMKAFVKKIVTSPKPYKQNERTAPAFVISNERDFETEKAKLIGNILKTQELGAQYFEGRENFSFGKMTATEWNTMYYKHLDHHLRQFGV; encoded by the coding sequence ATGATAAAAAATATCTTTACAACGGAAGGTGCCAACGAAGTGGTAAATCGCATTAATGATTTGCAACACAACACACCTGCAAAATGGGGAACTATGAATGTGGCGCAAATGCTGGCGCATTGCAATGTGCCGTATGCCTATACTTTTGAACCAGAACAGTTTAAGAAGCCTGGTTTTTTTATGAAACTAATGATGAAAGCTTTTGTAAAAAAAATAGTTACAAGCCCCAAGCCTTATAAACAAAACGAGCGAACTGCACCTGCATTTGTAATTAGCAACGAACGCGATTTTGAAACGGAAAAAGCTAAATTAATTGGCAATATTTTAAAAACACAAGAATTAGGCGCGCAGTATTTTGAAGGAAGAGAAAATTTTTCGTTTGGAAAAATGACAGCCACCGAATGGAACACGATGTATTATAAACATTTAGATCATCATTTGCGTCAGTTTGGCGTTTAA
- a CDS encoding SRPBCC family protein yields the protein MEKLQFTIAIEASAQKVYESMLGLNDKSTYESWTAAFNPTSTYEGTWEKGSKILFIGTDEKGERGGMVSMVEEHIPAKFVSVRHYGFVQGNQEVTEGELVEKWSGGHENYTFTEENGVTTVTVDIDVIDEYLDYFKKIYPQSLQLLKETVHQQ from the coding sequence ATGGAAAAATTACAGTTCACAATTGCAATCGAAGCTTCGGCACAAAAAGTGTACGAAAGCATGCTGGGTTTGAATGACAAAAGCACTTACGAAAGCTGGACAGCAGCTTTTAACCCCACATCAACCTATGAAGGTACTTGGGAAAAAGGTAGTAAAATATTATTTATAGGTACCGATGAAAAAGGCGAGAGAGGCGGAATGGTTTCCATGGTGGAAGAACATATCCCAGCAAAATTTGTTTCTGTGCGCCATTACGGTTTTGTGCAAGGCAATCAAGAAGTGACCGAAGGCGAATTGGTTGAAAAATGGTCGGGAGGTCATGAAAATTATACGTTTACGGAAGAAAATGGCGTTACAACCGTTACTGTGGATATTGATGTAATCGATGAATATTTAGATTATTTTAAAAAGATTTATCCGCAATCATTGCAGTTGTTGAAAGAAACCGTTCATCAGCAATAA
- a CDS encoding DegT/DnrJ/EryC1/StrS family aminotransferase: MKKLQMVDLKSQYEHIKETVNAGIQEVLDTTTYINGPKVQEFQKNLEQYLGVKHVIPCANGTDALQIAMMGLGLKPGDEVITADFTFAATVEVVALLGLTPVLVDVEEDTMNISVEAIQKAITPKTKAIVPVHLFGRAANMDAIMDLAKEHNLFVIEDNAQAIGANYTAANGTKTKVGAIGHVGATSFFPSKNLGCYGDGGAIFTNDDELAHTIRGIVNHGMYERYHHDVVGVNSRLDSIQAVVLNTKLPLLDSYNQARRKAAKAYNDAFSVNENIITPAFDTTDDDHVFHQYVLRITNGKRNALLTHLQEKGIPCAIYYPIPLHKQKAYADTRYNDADFPVTNMFAEQVIALPMHTELEKEQIDFITKTVLEFIQ, encoded by the coding sequence ATGAAAAAACTACAAATGGTTGACTTAAAAAGTCAATACGAACATATAAAAGAAACAGTAAACGCCGGTATTCAGGAAGTGTTGGATACAACAACTTATATCAACGGCCCAAAAGTGCAAGAATTTCAAAAGAATTTAGAGCAGTATTTGGGTGTTAAACACGTAATTCCTTGTGCAAACGGAACCGATGCTTTGCAAATTGCCATGATGGGTTTGGGTTTAAAACCAGGCGATGAGGTGATAACTGCCGATTTTACCTTTGCGGCAACGGTAGAAGTGGTTGCTTTGTTGGGTTTAACCCCTGTTTTGGTGGATGTGGAAGAAGATACGATGAACATTTCGGTTGAAGCCATTCAAAAAGCCATTACACCAAAAACCAAAGCCATTGTGCCGGTACATTTATTCGGACGCGCAGCTAATATGGACGCAATTATGGATCTTGCAAAAGAACATAATCTATTTGTTATAGAAGACAATGCACAGGCAATAGGAGCAAATTATACAGCTGCAAATGGTACAAAAACAAAAGTAGGAGCAATAGGTCATGTAGGTGCTACATCGTTTTTTCCTTCTAAAAACTTAGGATGTTATGGCGATGGCGGTGCTATCTTTACAAATGACGACGAATTGGCACACACTATTCGCGGCATTGTAAATCATGGAATGTATGAACGATACCATCACGATGTGGTTGGGGTAAATTCACGTTTAGACAGTATTCAGGCAGTAGTTCTAAACACAAAATTACCGCTTTTAGACAGCTATAACCAAGCGCGAAGAAAGGCCGCAAAAGCTTATAACGATGCGTTTTCTGTGAATGAAAACATTATTACACCTGCATTTGATACAACGGACGATGACCACGTTTTTCACCAATATGTTCTACGCATTACCAACGGAAAACGCAATGCACTTTTAACGCATTTACAAGAAAAAGGAATTCCGTGTGCCATTTATTACCCCATTCCGTTGCACAAACAAAAAGCGTATGCAGACACACGCTATAACGATGCCGATTTTCCGGTAACGAATATGTTTGCAGAGCAAGTAATTGCTTTGCCAATGCATACCGAATTAGAAAAAGAACAAATAGATTTTATCACAAAGACCGTTTTAGAATTTATTCAATAA
- a CDS encoding YegP family protein yields the protein MGKFVVSKRKNEEFQFNLKASNGQIILSSEGYTTKAACMNGIESVKKNSQDETKFETLQAKNEKHYFNLKATNGQIIGSSQMYESAAGCQNGIQSVMNNAPEAEVEEEL from the coding sequence ATGGGCAAATTTGTTGTAAGTAAAAGAAAAAACGAAGAATTTCAATTTAATTTAAAGGCTTCTAATGGTCAAATCATTTTATCGAGCGAGGGTTACACAACCAAAGCAGCTTGTATGAATGGTATTGAATCGGTTAAGAAAAACAGCCAAGACGAAACTAAATTTGAAACATTACAAGCAAAAAACGAAAAGCATTATTTCAATTTAAAAGCTACAAATGGACAAATTATTGGTTCAAGCCAAATGTATGAGTCAGCTGCAGGATGCCAAAACGGAATTCAATCGGTTATGAATAACGCTCCCGAAGCAGAAGTTGAAGAAGAATTGTAA
- a CDS encoding dodecin family protein — translation MGIVKVIEVIAQSKVSFDDAVQQAVAEASKSIRNIDSVYVKDMKCHVNDGKISTYGVICKVSFRVE, via the coding sequence ATGGGTATTGTAAAAGTAATAGAAGTAATTGCGCAATCAAAAGTAAGCTTTGATGATGCTGTACAACAAGCAGTGGCAGAAGCATCAAAATCAATCAGAAATATTGATTCTGTTTATGTGAAAGATATGAAATGCCATGTAAACGATGGTAAAATTTCAACTTATGGTGTAATCTGTAAAGTATCGTTTAGAGTTGAATAA
- a CDS encoding ABC transporter ATP-binding protein — MDENLKKIFPFAKNYKFNIVANVGFNVLYALFATLGMVFIMPVLSVLFDENKKENITLPKYEGFFEALANWKTYISYYVDQYSTEYGVQYGLMLTVGLVLVTFLLKNLSNYFALQNLTKLKNGVLRDLRDKMFSKIISLPVSYYSEKRKGDVMARMLGDVNEVQNSFFMILELIVKEPLTIIFSLIAMISLSWKLTIFVFIFIPISALVISIIGKSLKGKSTRAQQENGYLISITEETLSGLKVVKGYNAENYFSKIFKDSINRLYILTNGIAKKNNLASPMSEFMGIVVIGVLLIYGGNLVLVEGSLKGSDFIAYIGLAYTVLTPAKAISKASYQVKNGIAAAERVFEILDTPNVIRDTEQSIAITQFSDQISIKNVTFSYDGEQNVLKNFSLDIPKGKTVALVGQSGSGKSTIANLLMRFYDVEQGNILFDGTDIKNIQLVSLRDQLGLVTQDSIMFNGSIAENVRIGKQNATDEEVIDALKIANAFEFVQHLPEGINTNIGDGGGKLSGGQKQRISIARAVLKNPPIMVLDEATSALDTESERLVQDALEKMMANRTSVVIAHRLSTIQKADVIVVMNRGEIAEQGTHEELLAKNGTYAKLVSLQSFDS; from the coding sequence ATGGACGAAAATTTAAAAAAGATATTTCCGTTTGCTAAAAACTATAAATTCAATATTGTTGCAAATGTTGGGTTTAATGTGCTATATGCACTATTTGCAACTTTGGGGATGGTTTTTATCATGCCGGTGCTTTCGGTGCTTTTCGATGAAAATAAAAAAGAAAATATAACCTTACCCAAATATGAAGGTTTTTTTGAAGCTTTAGCAAATTGGAAAACTTACATTTCATACTACGTAGATCAGTATTCTACGGAATATGGAGTGCAATATGGCTTAATGCTAACCGTGGGCTTGGTTTTAGTTACCTTTTTACTTAAAAATTTATCAAATTATTTTGCACTTCAAAATTTAACGAAACTTAAAAACGGAGTACTTCGAGATTTACGCGACAAAATGTTTAGTAAAATTATTTCCTTACCTGTTTCTTATTATTCTGAAAAAAGAAAAGGTGATGTAATGGCACGTATGTTGGGTGATGTAAATGAAGTTCAAAATTCGTTTTTTATGATTTTAGAATTGATCGTAAAAGAACCTTTGACTATTATTTTTTCATTAATTGCAATGATTTCTTTAAGTTGGAAATTAACCATCTTTGTCTTCATATTTATTCCTATATCAGCATTAGTAATTTCTATAATTGGAAAAAGTTTAAAAGGAAAATCAACCAGAGCACAGCAAGAAAATGGCTATTTAATTTCGATTACCGAAGAAACTCTTTCTGGCTTAAAAGTGGTGAAAGGATACAATGCTGAAAACTATTTTTCTAAAATATTTAAAGATTCCATTAATCGTTTGTACATCTTGACAAATGGTATTGCCAAAAAAAATAATTTAGCATCGCCTATGAGTGAGTTTATGGGAATTGTGGTTATTGGTGTTTTATTAATTTACGGTGGAAATTTGGTTTTGGTAGAAGGTTCTTTAAAAGGGTCTGATTTTATTGCCTATATTGGTTTGGCATACACCGTTTTAACGCCTGCAAAAGCTATTTCAAAGGCAAGTTATCAGGTTAAAAACGGTATAGCAGCCGCAGAACGCGTTTTTGAAATTCTTGATACACCAAATGTAATTCGCGATACCGAACAATCTATTGCTATAACACAATTCAGTGATCAAATAAGCATAAAAAATGTAACCTTTTCGTATGATGGCGAACAAAATGTATTGAAGAATTTTTCACTGGATATTCCCAAAGGAAAAACCGTTGCATTGGTTGGTCAGTCGGGTTCTGGTAAAAGTACCATTGCCAATTTATTGATGCGTTTTTATGACGTAGAACAAGGAAATATTTTGTTTGATGGCACTGATATTAAAAACATTCAATTGGTTTCTCTGCGCGATCAGTTAGGTTTGGTAACCCAAGACAGCATCATGTTTAATGGAAGTATTGCCGAAAACGTGCGCATTGGAAAACAAAATGCCACCGATGAAGAAGTAATTGATGCGTTAAAAATTGCCAATGCATTTGAATTTGTTCAGCATTTACCGGAAGGAATCAATACAAATATAGGCGATGGCGGCGGAAAACTGTCAGGCGGACAAAAACAGCGTATTTCTATTGCGCGTGCCGTGTTAAAAAATCCGCCGATTATGGTTTTAGACGAAGCAACATCTGCATTAGATACCGAAAGCGAACGCTTGGTTCAAGATGCGCTCGAAAAAATGATGGCAAACCGTACCTCCGTTGTAATTGCCCACCGTTTATCAACCATTCAAAAAGCCGATGTTATTGTGGTGATGAATCGTGGCGAAATTGCAGAACAAGGCACACATGAAGAACTTTTAGCAAAAAATGGAACATACGCTAAACTGGTTTCCTTACAATCGTTTGATAGTTAA